From a region of the Paenibacillus sp. R14(2021) genome:
- a CDS encoding S-layer homology domain-containing protein, with protein sequence MKRFSVKGLVIAPVLALVLLSGCVAVGVGSVTISYSSGEQLSSSEHAYVRYSDGTVTQANDPAQGMNSAVTTTDSSKTIVGGYVSDGTVSWVPGFNANSTSYVNLSAIEANKPSLPVGYVVQGKPIADSAHPGFTSVPYNIYGTDGNLVNGQTEVFISSADPNTVFYNIDVNDTNFGGITTVRNGFSWHTVNGMVSFSIQGNPSDIANIPLSFHSGQALISPVLTGLSDAGVTIAAPSAGSAPVNAAAVEAATANPDFTVTGVTWNEALTASGKFKASQAYTATVTLTSKSGTSFLTQGVTPTAAGSTGVSAATTSGTGEGNTVTFTATYGATAPLALGSIAVSKQPAKLSYVEGTDGVLELDGMIVTETNNDGTTVDVPFASGTADGYTTSPANGTALTVALHDGAPVTITHTASGKTTGTNPLTVVTDLVPIGTASIVGVTPPVRGASPVSAIAATNEYTAAIAWSPAASVFAPSTVYTATITLTPKAGYTLTGVSKNFFTVAGASSVTNDADSGIVTAVFPATAAAPSPIGTAAIVGVTPPVRNASPVSAIAATNEYTAAIAWSPAASVFAPSTAYTATITLTPKAGYTLTGISKNFFTVAGAASVTNNADSGIVTAVFPATASMPSSGGSSAPVNDTPVVSTDGTLTLPVGHTGEVSLDDAVKVSIPAGATDKELKLTIQKLTNTQQLLTDDEVLASPVFEILKNFSENFSKPVTLTFAFDPKALSGTQKAVVCYYDEAKKAWVEVGGTVNGNHITAEVNHFTKYAVMVVGEGASQPADPGQGFSDVAGHWAEQGIKEAVGAGFVKGYPDGTFKPNQTVTRAEFAVMLANALQLHGDGAKLTFKDSAEIGDWAREAIASAVKAGIIHGYEDGTFRPNAVITRAEMATMIATATGLKIEADADTGFADDAGIPAWARGGVALVKETGIVQGKGGNRFAPQDHATRAEAVTVLLNLLAQASKGNAVSG encoded by the coding sequence ATGAAACGATTTTCAGTAAAAGGTTTGGTCATTGCACCGGTGCTTGCTTTGGTGCTGTTAAGCGGCTGCGTGGCCGTAGGCGTAGGTTCAGTCACGATTAGCTACAGCAGCGGAGAGCAGTTGAGCAGCTCCGAGCATGCGTATGTACGCTATTCGGATGGAACGGTTACGCAAGCGAATGACCCGGCGCAAGGGATGAACAGCGCAGTCACTACGACCGACAGCAGCAAAACGATCGTTGGCGGTTATGTCAGCGACGGCACCGTAAGCTGGGTGCCGGGCTTCAACGCCAACTCTACTTCGTATGTGAATTTGAGTGCAATTGAAGCCAACAAACCTTCGCTGCCCGTTGGTTATGTTGTGCAAGGCAAGCCTATAGCAGATAGCGCGCATCCCGGATTTACAAGCGTGCCCTACAACATATACGGCACCGACGGGAATTTGGTGAACGGCCAGACGGAAGTATTCATCTCTTCTGCGGATCCGAACACGGTCTTCTACAACATTGACGTGAACGATACTAATTTCGGCGGGATTACAACGGTCAGAAACGGGTTTTCTTGGCATACGGTGAACGGAATGGTGTCCTTCTCGATCCAAGGCAATCCAAGCGATATCGCGAATATACCGCTTTCGTTTCATTCGGGTCAGGCCTTAATTTCGCCAGTGTTGACAGGCCTTAGTGATGCGGGAGTGACGATCGCGGCTCCGTCAGCGGGATCAGCCCCGGTTAATGCCGCGGCTGTCGAAGCGGCAACGGCGAATCCCGACTTCACCGTAACCGGCGTCACATGGAACGAAGCGTTAACCGCAAGCGGCAAGTTTAAGGCAAGCCAGGCGTACACGGCAACGGTCACGCTGACGTCGAAGAGCGGGACAAGCTTCCTCACGCAGGGAGTCACTCCAACGGCGGCCGGTTCGACTGGGGTAAGCGCGGCGACGACTAGCGGTACGGGCGAGGGCAATACCGTCACGTTCACGGCGACTTACGGCGCGACGGCTCCGCTCGCCCTCGGTAGCATCGCTGTGAGCAAGCAACCGGCGAAGCTGAGCTACGTAGAAGGAACGGACGGCGTGCTGGAGCTTGACGGCATGATCGTAACGGAAACGAACAACGACGGAACGACGGTCGATGTACCTTTCGCTTCTGGAACGGCTGATGGCTACACGACGAGCCCGGCGAACGGAACGGCGTTAACGGTTGCCCTGCATGATGGCGCGCCGGTTACGATTACGCACACGGCATCCGGCAAAACGACGGGGACAAACCCGTTAACCGTGGTGACTGATCTCGTCCCGATCGGCACGGCTTCCATCGTCGGCGTCACGCCGCCGGTAAGAGGCGCGTCGCCGGTATCCGCGATCGCCGCGACAAACGAATACACAGCGGCGATTGCATGGTCGCCTGCAGCCTCCGTATTCGCGCCGAGCACGGTGTATACCGCGACGATTACGCTAACGCCGAAAGCAGGCTATACCTTAACGGGCGTAAGCAAGAATTTCTTCACGGTAGCCGGCGCTTCATCCGTCACGAATGACGCGGACTCGGGCATCGTAACTGCGGTGTTCCCGGCGACGGCTGCCGCGCCGTCGCCGATCGGTACAGCCGCTATCGTCGGCGTCACGCCGCCGGTAAGGAATGCATCGCCGGTATCCGCGATCGCCGCGACAAACGAATACACAGCGGCGATTGCATGGTCGCCGGCAGCATCCGTATTCGCGCCGAGCACGGCGTATACCGCGACGATTACGCTAACGCCGAAGGCGGGCTACACGTTAACAGGCATAAGCAAAAATTTCTTCACGGTAGCGGGAGCCGCATCGGTAACGAATAACGCGGACTCGGGCATCGTAACGGCGGTGTTCCCGGCGACGGCAAGCATGCCATCGAGCGGCGGTTCTTCCGCTCCGGTAAACGATACGCCGGTGGTCTCGACGGACGGCACGTTGACGCTTCCTGTAGGCCATACTGGAGAAGTCAGCTTGGACGATGCGGTCAAGGTCTCGATCCCGGCTGGAGCGACGGACAAAGAGCTGAAGCTGACGATTCAGAAGTTGACGAACACGCAGCAGCTGCTTACGGATGACGAAGTGCTGGCCAGCCCGGTCTTCGAGATTTTGAAAAACTTCTCGGAGAACTTCAGCAAACCAGTCACGTTGACGTTCGCGTTCGATCCGAAGGCGCTGAGCGGCACTCAGAAAGCAGTCGTATGCTACTATGATGAAGCGAAGAAGGCTTGGGTGGAAGTCGGTGGCACGGTGAACGGCAATCACATCACAGCCGAGGTAAACCACTTTACGAAATACGCGGTCATGGTTGTAGGAGAAGGGGCTTCTCAGCCGGCTGATCCGGGCCAAGGCTTTAGCGATGTTGCTGGACATTGGGCGGAACAAGGCATTAAGGAAGCGGTCGGCGCCGGATTCGTGAAGGGTTATCCGGATGGAACGTTTAAACCGAATCAAACCGTAACGCGCGCGGAGTTTGCCGTGATGCTGGCGAATGCGCTGCAATTGCACGGAGACGGAGCGAAGCTTACGTTCAAGGATTCGGCGGAAATTGGCGATTGGGCGCGGGAAGCCATCGCGAGTGCGGTCAAAGCCGGCATTATTCATGGCTATGAGGATGGTACCTTCCGTCCAAATGCCGTCATTACGCGCGCGGAGATGGCAACGATGATCGCGACAGCAACGGGCCTCAAGATCGAAGCGGATGCGGATACCGGTTTCGCGGACGATGCTGGCATTCCGGCATGGGCAAGAGGTGGCGTTGCTCTGGTGAAGGAAACGGGCATCGTCCAAGGGAAGGGCGGCAACCGCTTCGCACCGCAAGACCATGCGACGCGAGCCGAAGCCGTGACGGTTCTGCTAAATCTGCTGGCGCAAGCGAGCAAGGGAAATGCGGTTTCCGGCTAA
- a CDS encoding S-layer homology domain-containing protein, giving the protein MPHKKGQKSFFLFIVFTMILAMGWPGGSRAHADSPQPQQVYEAEADGNTLTGNASVGNCSLCSGLKKVGGLYQGASLQFNTINVSTSGTYKVTVYYTTGDPRAINISANGGEKDLYDFPAMPDWETVGSYDVELSLNAGSNTILFDDNNWYSPDIDRIVIGDRIGGEPEPPVTVYEAEADGNTLTGNASVGNCSLCSGLKKVGGLYQGASLQFNAITVSTSGTYKVTVYYTSGDPRAINISANGGVKDLYDFPAMPDWETVGSYDVELPLNAGSNTILFDDNNWYSPDIDRIVIGERVGGEDPGTDPGSGDDLHGTMYEAEDAGNVIAGNAAVSNCSACSGGQKIGNLYGGSSVTFPSINVPAAGSYLVRLYYTSADPRSFSISVNGDEADSYDMPVTATWNTVGTYEVPVMLGAGGNTIVLSDNNGYSPDLDRIEVIPVAVSYEAENAVNVLTGNASVSNCNACSGGQKVGGLYGGSSLQFTHIAAPRTGDYKVTLSFISGDPRGVYVSVNGGEAVNYDALKTADWNTVGTYDLTLSLTEGENTILFADNNWYSPDIDRIQVQAVDDEGENPGEEGNIGSPLSPVDYGAITVQPYTAGVKITNGQYHVSFFTDNGMANYEWNDGERLTGVFGQIKLGSDEITTKDYSSHTFALDQVSPIHDDFGTGIEVVFTHTQDGKPTLRQVYDFYEGSTYFLNRLEAVSDQPIETNYMAPIVVNRQNGVETGQTADNRVLSVPFDNDMWIRYKAQRLNRSDTSYEVTAIYDNTSRHGLIIGSITHDTWKTGIDWTGSNNQVNKLAVYGGASSSVTHDSLPHGTVSGTKVTSPTIMTGAYADYRDGLEAYGRTNAIVAPSLAVNSPLPQGVPVGWNSYAALGGGVTVQKLKDTSDYFKNQLPDFNNDGTVYINLDANGLSKDELEQVVAAIHANGQQAGIYTAPFGHWGDDLDQKVEGTNDAYTYRDIVLKDSTGKPLPILDGAHPLDPTHPGTKMMIAYYINMYKELGFSYIKLDFLSHGALEGVHNDPNVTTGIQAYNEGMRYVNELLDGTMFISASIAPLFPSQYANSRRIATDTFGRISESEYELNALTYGWWQNGTIYTHTDPDHMALTHATSLTEARSRVNSAVISGTVFLDSDDVSNTVAQDYMSQLYTNVKVRDLALKGKAFRPVEGDTGANAADTFVLRDGDDYYAAVFNYSGTDAAEKTIDFARAGLPAGTDLTLEDLWTGDTSTVNGSLEITLQAAESKLLKLSAVKTPTSITGQPVGATVNEGSDASFNVAAEGTDLTYQWQVDTGTGFTAVTDNAVYSGSATAVLHVTHASGSMNGYAYRVVVKGDVISNAAVLTVHTAPSAPTNLVATAGNGQATLTFTAPSNNGGSAITGYKVTSTPGNITVQGTASPITVTGLTNGTAYTFTVKAINSVGSSAASASSNAVTPSAPNSGGYTPPAPPAGNNGHITLPANQSGTVSLGDGITVSIPTGASNQELTITITKVEDIQHLITGDLVPASPIYELLKNFTANFSKPVTLTLTFDPAKLKPGQHAAIFYYDEAKKQWVEVGGVTDGNRITVDVNHFTKYAVFAVDSPVKPSVSLSDISGHWAEADIKQAVSGGIVSGYPNGTFKPNGEVTRAEFAVMLVHALQLNGESAKLAFTDSSDIGAWAQNAVAQAVQAGILHGYSDGSFRPNAAITRAEMAAMVAAALGIKADLNAVTQFADDAAIPAWAKSAVDALQKRGIIQGQGANQFNPGGQATRAEAVTVLLKMLAQGNKS; this is encoded by the coding sequence ATGCCTCACAAGAAGGGCCAGAAATCTTTCTTTCTTTTTATCGTGTTTACGATGATTCTAGCGATGGGGTGGCCGGGCGGAAGCCGGGCGCATGCTGACAGCCCGCAGCCGCAGCAAGTGTACGAAGCCGAGGCGGATGGCAATACGCTGACCGGCAACGCATCCGTTGGCAACTGCTCGTTATGCTCGGGGTTAAAGAAGGTCGGCGGCCTCTATCAAGGCGCGTCCTTGCAATTCAATACGATTAACGTCAGCACGAGCGGTACATACAAGGTGACGGTATACTATACGACCGGCGACCCGCGCGCGATTAATATTAGCGCGAACGGCGGGGAGAAGGATCTGTATGATTTTCCGGCAATGCCCGACTGGGAAACGGTAGGCAGCTACGATGTTGAGCTGTCGCTGAATGCCGGCAGCAATACCATTCTGTTCGACGACAACAACTGGTATTCCCCGGACATCGACCGAATCGTGATCGGCGACCGCATCGGAGGAGAGCCTGAGCCGCCGGTTACCGTCTACGAAGCCGAGGCGGACGGCAACACGCTGACCGGCAATGCATCCGTGGGCAATTGCTCGTTATGCTCGGGCTTGAAGAAGGTAGGCGGTCTGTACCAAGGCGCGTCCCTCCAATTCAATGCCATTACCGTCAGCACGAGCGGAACGTACAAGGTGACGGTGTACTACACCTCAGGCGACCCGCGCGCGATCAACATTAGCGCGAACGGCGGAGTGAAGGATCTCTATGATTTCCCGGCGATGCCCGACTGGGAAACGGTAGGCAGCTACGATGTTGAGCTGCCGCTGAATGCCGGCAGCAATACCATTCTTTTCGACGACAACAACTGGTACTCGCCGGACATCGACCGGATCGTGATCGGCGAACGCGTCGGCGGCGAAGATCCGGGTACCGATCCCGGCAGCGGGGATGACCTGCACGGCACGATGTATGAAGCCGAGGACGCAGGCAACGTGATTGCCGGCAACGCAGCCGTCTCGAACTGCAGCGCTTGCTCGGGCGGTCAGAAGATCGGCAACCTGTACGGAGGCAGCTCGGTGACGTTTCCTTCGATTAACGTGCCGGCAGCAGGCAGTTACCTTGTGCGGCTGTATTACACTTCGGCTGATCCGCGTTCGTTCTCGATCAGCGTGAACGGCGACGAGGCGGACAGCTACGATATGCCGGTCACGGCGACGTGGAACACGGTCGGCACGTACGAGGTGCCGGTCATGCTGGGTGCCGGCGGCAATACGATCGTCTTGTCGGACAATAACGGCTACTCGCCGGATCTCGACCGGATCGAAGTCATTCCGGTCGCCGTTTCGTATGAGGCGGAGAATGCCGTTAACGTGCTGACCGGCAACGCCTCGGTCTCGAACTGTAACGCATGCTCAGGCGGCCAGAAGGTAGGCGGCCTGTATGGAGGCAGTTCGCTGCAATTCACGCACATCGCAGCGCCTCGGACGGGCGATTACAAGGTTACGCTGTCGTTTATTTCCGGCGACCCGCGGGGCGTCTACGTCAGCGTGAACGGCGGCGAAGCGGTGAACTACGATGCGCTGAAGACGGCGGATTGGAACACCGTAGGCACGTATGATCTCACCTTGTCGCTGACAGAGGGCGAGAACACGATTCTCTTTGCCGACAACAACTGGTATTCCCCGGATATCGACCGCATTCAGGTGCAAGCGGTGGATGACGAAGGCGAGAACCCAGGCGAAGAGGGCAATATCGGCAGCCCGCTGTCGCCGGTTGATTACGGAGCCATTACGGTGCAGCCGTATACAGCGGGCGTGAAGATCACTAACGGTCAATATCATGTCTCCTTCTTCACGGACAACGGCATGGCGAATTACGAGTGGAACGACGGAGAACGGTTAACAGGCGTTTTCGGCCAAATAAAGCTGGGCAGCGACGAAATCACGACGAAGGATTACAGCTCGCACACGTTCGCGCTGGATCAGGTGTCGCCGATTCATGATGATTTCGGCACGGGCATCGAAGTGGTATTCACGCATACCCAGGACGGTAAGCCGACGCTCCGACAAGTATATGATTTCTACGAAGGAAGTACGTATTTCCTGAACCGGCTCGAAGCGGTGAGCGATCAGCCGATCGAGACCAATTACATGGCGCCAATCGTCGTGAACCGGCAGAATGGCGTGGAAACGGGGCAAACGGCGGACAACCGCGTGCTGAGCGTTCCGTTCGACAACGATATGTGGATTAGGTATAAAGCGCAGCGGCTTAACCGCTCCGATACGAGCTACGAGGTCACGGCGATTTACGACAATACGTCCCGCCACGGTCTCATTATCGGCTCCATCACGCATGATACGTGGAAGACCGGCATCGATTGGACGGGATCGAACAATCAGGTCAATAAGCTTGCGGTCTATGGAGGCGCATCCTCCAGCGTGACGCACGACTCGCTCCCGCATGGCACCGTATCCGGCACGAAGGTCACCTCGCCGACGATCATGACCGGGGCGTATGCGGATTACCGGGACGGCCTTGAAGCCTACGGCCGCACGAATGCGATTGTCGCACCTTCGCTTGCGGTCAACAGTCCGCTGCCGCAAGGCGTACCGGTCGGCTGGAACAGTTACGCGGCGCTCGGCGGCGGCGTCACGGTGCAGAAGCTGAAGGATACGTCGGATTATTTCAAAAACCAGCTGCCGGACTTCAACAATGACGGTACCGTCTATATCAACCTGGATGCGAACGGGCTGTCGAAGGATGAGCTGGAGCAGGTCGTGGCCGCCATTCATGCCAATGGGCAGCAAGCGGGTATTTATACGGCGCCTTTCGGCCATTGGGGCGACGATTTGGACCAGAAGGTGGAAGGCACGAACGATGCATACACCTACAGGGATATCGTCCTTAAGGACAGCACGGGCAAACCGCTGCCGATCCTTGATGGCGCCCACCCGCTTGATCCGACCCACCCGGGAACCAAAATGATGATCGCCTACTACATCAACATGTACAAGGAACTCGGCTTCTCCTACATCAAGCTGGATTTCTTGTCGCACGGGGCGCTGGAGGGCGTGCATAACGATCCGAATGTGACGACGGGCATTCAGGCGTACAATGAAGGCATGCGCTACGTGAACGAACTGTTGGACGGCACGATGTTCATCAGCGCATCGATCGCGCCGCTCTTCCCATCGCAGTATGCGAACAGCAGACGGATCGCTACGGACACGTTCGGCCGGATCAGCGAATCCGAATACGAGCTGAACGCGCTGACGTACGGCTGGTGGCAGAACGGTACGATCTACACCCATACGGATCCCGATCATATGGCGCTGACGCATGCCACTTCGCTCACCGAAGCGCGGAGCCGCGTCAACTCGGCCGTCATTTCCGGCACGGTGTTCCTCGATTCGGACGACGTCAGTAACACGGTAGCGCAGGATTACATGAGCCAATTGTATACGAACGTCAAAGTGCGCGATCTAGCGCTCAAAGGCAAAGCGTTCCGTCCGGTGGAAGGCGACACGGGCGCGAATGCAGCGGATACGTTCGTGCTGCGGGACGGCGATGATTATTACGCGGCGGTCTTTAATTACTCGGGCACTGACGCCGCGGAGAAGACGATTGATTTTGCCCGCGCCGGGCTGCCTGCCGGTACGGATCTGACACTGGAGGATCTGTGGACCGGGGATACCAGCACGGTTAACGGGTCGCTCGAAATCACGCTGCAGGCGGCGGAGTCGAAGCTGCTCAAGCTGTCAGCGGTGAAGACGCCCACAAGCATTACGGGCCAGCCGGTCGGTGCAACAGTTAACGAAGGCAGCGACGCCAGCTTTAACGTTGCAGCGGAAGGTACGGATCTCACGTACCAATGGCAAGTTGATACAGGCACGGGGTTCACAGCGGTCACGGATAATGCCGTCTATAGCGGATCAGCGACGGCTGTGCTCCATGTGACGCACGCATCCGGCTCGATGAACGGTTATGCCTATCGGGTCGTCGTGAAGGGGGATGTCATTTCGAACGCGGCTGTCTTAACGGTTCATACCGCTCCTTCTGCACCGACGAATCTCGTTGCAACAGCCGGTAATGGGCAAGCGACGCTTACGTTTACGGCACCTTCCAACAATGGGGGAAGCGCAATCACAGGGTATAAAGTGACGTCGACGCCTGGGAATATTACCGTACAAGGAACAGCCAGCCCAATTACGGTAACGGGCCTAACGAATGGGACCGCTTATACCTTCACGGTTAAAGCGATTAACAGCGTAGGCAGCAGTGCGGCGTCCGCAAGCTCGAACGCCGTCACGCCGAGCGCACCGAACAGCGGCGGCTATACGCCACCGGCGCCTCCAGCCGGAAACAACGGCCATATCACGCTGCCTGCCAACCAATCCGGTACGGTCAGCTTGGGCGACGGCATTACCGTTTCTATTCCGACGGGTGCTTCAAACCAAGAATTGACGATCACGATTACGAAAGTCGAAGATATTCAGCATCTGATTACCGGCGATCTCGTTCCGGCCAGCCCGATTTACGAGCTGCTCAAGAATTTCACGGCGAACTTCAGCAAGCCGGTGACGCTCACGCTTACCTTCGATCCGGCGAAGCTAAAACCGGGTCAGCATGCCGCGATCTTCTATTATGACGAGGCGAAGAAGCAGTGGGTGGAAGTCGGAGGCGTGACGGACGGCAATCGGATTACCGTCGATGTGAATCATTTTACGAAATATGCCGTGTTTGCCGTCGATTCGCCGGTGAAGCCAAGCGTCAGCCTGAGCGATATCTCCGGCCACTGGGCGGAGGCGGACATTAAGCAAGCCGTGAGCGGCGGAATCGTATCCGGCTATCCGAACGGCACGTTCAAGCCGAACGGCGAGGTGACGCGCGCGGAATTCGCAGTGATGCTCGTTCATGCGCTGCAGCTGAACGGCGAAAGCGCGAAGCTGGCGTTCACCGATTCGTCGGACATCGGTGCCTGGGCACAGAATGCAGTTGCACAGGCGGTGCAGGCCGGCATTCTGCACGGTTACTCCGACGGCTCTTTCCGTCCGAATGCGGCGATTACGCGCGCCGAGATGGCGGCCATGGTTGCTGCCGCGCTCGGTATCAAAGCAGACCTGAATGCAGTGACGCAGTTCGCGGATGATGCGGCGATTCCGGCATGGGCGAAGAGTGCCGTTGATGCGCTGCAGAAGCGGGGGATCATTCAAGGCCAAGGCGCGAATCAGTTCAATCCTGGCGGCCAAGCAACACGCGCGGAAGCCGTTACGGTTCTATTGAAAATGCTGGCGCAGGGTAACAAGTCGTAG
- a CDS encoding transglutaminase domain-containing protein, whose translation MNNGLVLDSTWRETVRQKFERKQQLAKSRHAQLFHVFDEPLSEEERFLLQFLYAYMPMNDLADYSGELFLSHVRTTLLIRGQVPWGMSIPEHHFVHFVLPYRVNNENIEDSRGLLFQELIGRVQGLSLTEAILETNYWCHERATYVGNDPRTVSPLTLMRTTLGRCGEQSTLAVAALRSLGIPARQCYTPRWAHCDSNHAWVEAWDGHAWRFLGACEPEARLDQGWFKDPAARAMLVNTRVPSNYPGPEEITLAHPWYTEINLLNHYAPSKTIKVHVVHADGTPAEAQLSFQLYNFAELSTIVTKQSDASGQVSLTTGFGNLFVHAAGPGAWNTMVIHPADADEFTIVLNAGLGDSELVQAFDMVPPPAAELGKEDVPVHEQLRNQERVQEGARIRADYEATFMNEEAANRLAAELSLPADRVWTVISRARGNSHELALFLREQSPAHGHWPLTLLESLNVKDLTDTLRPALNDHLNGALPFLDAHDLDFVASYLLCPRIHYEMIVPYKQRFQQRFTPEEQMQYREDPQALYDRIAGEFEVIEDMNYFNGSATPIGSLELAKGDRLSLHIMLTAAARSVGIPARLDPNDRRPQYWQDGAWIDYRLTAVSEAAASLELGASPEPKASPELNALSEFPDSSLGFIQLVRAGNEEEQEAAYFNNFTLARWEDGLFKTLTLPFGKKDWWDSPLEVLSGRYRLTTGTRMQDGTAKVRLTYFQVKAGESTEVALVFRREEEEEVPVLGAAAMTTALFSPEVQLDLAAGTHGAIVAWIEPDREPSKHLLRELRELAPAFDAWGGPILLAAGEDKLTASFTLDRDTTLPLHASFHKDPGYIGLDALTSDMDKRPSAAFPVVFVLDAKGQIRYFSTGYKLGIGREVLDVVGRM comes from the coding sequence ATGAATAACGGCCTTGTACTGGATTCAACCTGGAGGGAAACCGTTCGACAGAAATTTGAGCGTAAGCAGCAGCTTGCAAAATCCAGACATGCGCAGCTCTTCCATGTGTTCGACGAGCCGCTGTCCGAAGAAGAACGTTTTCTGCTTCAATTCCTCTACGCTTACATGCCCATGAATGATTTGGCCGATTATAGCGGTGAATTATTCCTCAGCCATGTTCGTACCACCTTGTTGATTCGCGGCCAGGTGCCTTGGGGCATGTCGATCCCCGAGCATCACTTTGTTCATTTTGTCCTTCCCTATCGGGTCAATAACGAGAATATCGAGGACAGCCGCGGGCTGCTCTTTCAGGAACTAATCGGGCGTGTGCAAGGACTGTCATTGACCGAAGCGATTCTCGAAACGAACTACTGGTGCCATGAACGAGCCACCTATGTCGGCAATGATCCGCGCACCGTCTCTCCCCTGACCTTAATGCGCACCACGCTCGGACGATGCGGGGAACAATCGACCCTCGCTGTCGCCGCGCTCCGCAGTCTCGGTATCCCTGCCAGACAATGCTATACGCCTCGCTGGGCGCATTGCGATTCTAATCACGCCTGGGTGGAAGCATGGGATGGGCATGCATGGCGTTTTCTTGGCGCATGCGAGCCGGAAGCCCGCCTGGATCAGGGCTGGTTCAAGGATCCGGCTGCCAGAGCGATGCTCGTCAACACCCGGGTGCCCTCCAATTACCCCGGTCCCGAAGAAATCACCCTTGCCCATCCTTGGTATACCGAAATCAATTTGCTGAACCATTACGCCCCCAGCAAGACCATTAAAGTACATGTCGTCCACGCAGACGGAACGCCGGCCGAAGCTCAGCTCAGCTTCCAGCTGTATAACTTCGCTGAGCTCTCCACCATTGTCACCAAGCAGAGCGATGCCAGCGGACAGGTATCTCTGACAACCGGCTTCGGCAATCTGTTCGTTCATGCCGCCGGCCCTGGGGCTTGGAATACGATGGTCATTCACCCCGCTGACGCGGATGAATTCACGATCGTGCTGAATGCTGGACTCGGAGATAGTGAGCTTGTGCAAGCGTTCGATATGGTGCCGCCGCCTGCTGCCGAATTGGGCAAGGAGGACGTTCCCGTGCACGAGCAGCTGCGGAATCAGGAACGCGTACAGGAAGGCGCGCGGATTCGCGCCGACTATGAAGCGACGTTCATGAATGAGGAAGCCGCCAACCGGCTTGCAGCGGAGCTGTCATTGCCGGCAGACCGGGTATGGACGGTGATCAGCCGCGCGAGGGGAAACAGCCATGAGCTTGCCTTGTTCTTGCGGGAGCAATCGCCCGCGCACGGACATTGGCCGCTGACGCTGCTGGAATCGCTGAACGTCAAGGATTTGACAGATACGCTCCGCCCAGCCCTAAACGATCATCTGAACGGCGCGCTGCCGTTCCTTGATGCGCATGATCTCGACTTCGTTGCGTCATATCTGCTCTGCCCGCGGATTCATTACGAGATGATCGTTCCTTACAAGCAGCGGTTTCAGCAGCGCTTCACGCCGGAAGAGCAGATGCAATACCGGGAGGATCCGCAGGCGCTGTACGACCGGATTGCCGGTGAATTCGAAGTCATCGAGGACATGAATTATTTTAACGGCTCCGCGACTCCGATCGGCAGCTTGGAGCTGGCCAAGGGCGACCGGCTTAGTCTGCATATTATGCTCACGGCAGCGGCTAGAAGCGTCGGCATTCCTGCCCGGCTTGATCCGAACGACCGCCGGCCGCAGTATTGGCAGGATGGGGCTTGGATCGATTATCGGCTCACTGCTGTATCGGAAGCCGCAGCTTCTCTCGAGCTTGGGGCTTCGCCCGAGCCGAAGGCTTCACCCGAGCTGAATGCTTTATCCGAGTTTCCCGATTCATCGCTCGGCTTCATTCAACTTGTCAGAGCTGGTAATGAGGAGGAGCAGGAAGCCGCCTACTTCAACAACTTCACCCTTGCGCGCTGGGAGGACGGCCTGTTCAAGACGCTGACGCTGCCATTCGGCAAGAAGGACTGGTGGGATTCTCCGCTAGAGGTGCTGAGCGGTCGTTACCGTTTAACCACCGGAACGAGAATGCAGGACGGAACGGCCAAGGTGCGGCTGACTTATTTCCAAGTGAAAGCCGGGGAATCTACGGAGGTTGCGTTGGTCTTTCGCCGGGAGGAGGAGGAGGAGGTTCCCGTCTTAGGCGCGGCGGCGATGACAACCGCCCTGTTCTCGCCTGAAGTCCAGCTTGACCTCGCAGCGGGTACGCATGGCGCGATTGTGGCCTGGATCGAACCCGATCGCGAGCCGTCGAAGCATCTGCTGCGCGAGCTCAGAGAACTGGCGCCCGCCTTCGATGCATGGGGCGGCCCGATCTTGCTGGCTGCCGGGGAGGATAAATTGACAGCCTCCTTCACTTTGGACCGGGATACGACCCTGCCGCTGCACGCTTCCTTTCACAAGGATCCCGGGTACATCGGACTGGATGCGCTCACTTCCGATATGGATAAGCGTCCTTCAGCGGCATTCCCCGTCGTGTTTGTCTTGGACGCTAAGGGGCAGATTCGCTACTTCTCGACCGGGTATAAGCTGGGGATCGGCCGCGAGGTGCTGGATGTGGTTGGGAGAATGTAG